AAATCCTGCCGTCCGAACGGGTTCACCTGGTAGCCCTCCACGCCTTGGCGCAACAGCGCTGCGGCCGTCGGATGGGCCAGCGGCAGCCACAGCGCCTGCTGCTGGATCAGCGTCTGCGCCTGCTGGTACAGCCGGCTGCGCACGCTCTGGTCGTTGGTGGTGCGCCCGGCGTTGATCAGCTGGTCGAGGCGGCTGTCGCAGAACCGTGCGAAGTTGGTCCCCGACTTGACCGCTGCGCAGGAAAACTGCGGGCTGAGGAAGTTGTCCGGGTCGCCGTTGTCGCCGGCCCAGCCCATGAACAGCAAGTCATGCTCGCCGGCCTTGGCACGGCGGATCAACTCGCCCCACTCGATGGTGCGGATCTCGGCCTTGATGCCGACCTTGGCCAGGTCGGCCTGGAGCATCTGCGCGCCCAGGCTGGGGTTGGGATTGAGCAGGCTGCCCGACGGGCGGGTCCAGATCGTGGTCTCGAAGCCCTTGGCCAGGCCCGCCTTGGCCAGCAGCGCCTTGGCCTTCTTGGGGTCCATGGCGTAGCCGGGCAGGTCCTTGGCGTAGCTCCAGGTGTTAGGCGGGTAGGGGCCGTTGGCGGCGATGGCGGTGTCTTCGAACACGGCCTTTAGGTAGGCCTGCTTGTCGAAGGCGAGGTTGATCGCCTGGCGCACTTCGGGCTTGTCCAGCGGTGGATGCTGGCTGTTGATGGCGACGAAGGCGGTCATGAACGCCGGGGTGGTGGCGACCTTGAGGTTGCCGTCCTTGTCGGCCTCGGCGATGTCCAGCGGCTTGGGCGACAGGGCCATCTGGCACTCGCCGCGCTTGAGCTTTTGCAGGCGCACGTTGGCGTCCGGGGTGATGGCGAACACCAGCGGGTCCACGGCCGGTTTGCCGGCGAAGTACTCCGGGTTGGCGCGGTAGCGCACCACGGCGTCCTTCTGGAAGCGCTGGAACACGAACGGCCCGCTGCCGATCGGCTGGCTGTTGAGCTTTTCCGGGGTGCCGGCCTTGAGCAGCTTGTCGGCGTACTCGGCGGAGTAGATCGATGCGAAGCCCATGCTCAGGGTCGCCAGGAAGGTGGCGTCGGCATGGGTCAGGGTGAAGCGCACGGTGTGCGGGTCCGGCGCATCGATGGCCTTGATCAGGCTGCCCAGCTGCAGCGACTGGGCATGCGGGTAGCCGCCCGCGGCGGTCTTGTGCCAGGCATGGGCCGGGTAGAGCATGCGCTGGAAGCTGAACAGCACATCGTCGGCGTCCAGTTCGCGGCTCGGCTTGAAGTACGGCGTGGTGTGGAACTTCACGTCCGGGCGCAGGGTGAAATCGTAGATCAGGCCGTCGGGCGACACCGTCCAGCTTTGCGCCAGGCTCGGCACCACCTTGCCTGCGTCGGCGTCGAATTCGACCAGGCGGTTCATCAGCACGTCGGCCGAGGCGTTGGTGGTGGTCAGCGAGTTGTACTGCACCACGTCGAAGCCTTCGGGGCTAGCTTCGCTGCATACCGCCAGCGGCGCAGCCTGGGCCAGGCCGGCGGTGCACAGCGCGGTGAAGAAGAGTGAGAGGGCGGCGGCACGCATGGCGGCTCCTTGGCTGGTCAGATGGCCCATCTGCCGGTGCAGTCTGGAAATCGTCCTACCCTAGTGTGCGTTTTCGCAAATGACCACCTTCTTTTTCCACGGGCTGTCGACGAGTGGTCGACAGTGCGGCGGGCGAGTCGCTATGCTGCTCGCGCGCGATTTGCAGCACCGGGATGCTCATCTTCTGTTGTTGCGGCGTAGTCTTTCTGGTATAAAGCAGCGCTCTTTTCTAGGGGCTCGGCCTGTCGCATCAGCGGATCCGGTCGATAAGACCTCCAGAATCACGGCGCCTGGCGCCAAAGACTGAGAGATTAAGCGGCCAACCCATGCCGGGTTGGGCATGTGGTTTTAGAGGGCTGAGTCATGTCGAGAGTCTGTCAAGTTACTGGTAAGGGTCCAGTAACCGGGAACAACATTTCCCACGCAAACAACAAAACCCGTCGTCGTTTCCTGCCGAACCTGCAGCACCACCGTTTCTGGGTTGAGTCCGAGAAGCGTTTCGTGCGTCTGCGCGTATCCGCCAAAGGCATGCGCGTCATTGACAAGCGTGGTATCGACGTAGTGCTGGCCGAGCTGCGTGCTCGCGGCGAAAAGTTCTAAGGAGAACGTCATGCGTGAATTGATCCGTCTGGTTTCGAGTGCCGGTACCGGCCACTTCTACACCACCGACAAGAACAAGCGCACCACTCCGGACAAGATCGAGATCAAGAAGTACGATCCGGTCGTCCGCAAGCACGTGGTGTACAAGGAAGCCAAGATCAAGTAATTGATCGGCAACCTGAAAAAACCCGCAACCGCAAGGTGGCGGGTTTTTTTATGCCTGTCCGAACGCCATCGCGGGGCAAGCCTGCTCCCCTGTGCTTACTTCTGTTCGAACAGCACGTAGATCTTGCGGCACGGCTCCAGCACCTCCCAGGTACCCTTGAAGCCGGCCGGAATGACGAAGCGGTCACCGCTGCGCAGGGTCTTGGCGTTGCCTTCCTGGTCGCGCAGTACCGACACGCCCTGGACGATTTCGCAGTATTCGTGCTCGGTGTAGCTCACCGTCCACTGCCCCATCTCACCTTCCCAGACGCCGGCGGCGAACTGCCCGCAGGGGCTGGCGTAATGGTTGTAGACAGCCTGGTCAGGCTCGCCCTTGAGGATTTTCTCCGCCGCCGGGCGGTAGCGTTCGGCCTCGGTGAGTACCTGGGCAAAATCGACGATGCTGGCGATGCTCATGGTGGTTACCCTGTTGTTGTTTAATAAAATGCACATCAGTAGGCGTTTAGGCCATTCGTGTCAAATATATTGATAGTTTCCCCGCCCTGGTTTAGGGTGTCGGGTGCCGGTGTGCGTTCGTCGCCTGGCCAGAATTTCTGACAGCGCCCGTGAGTCCTCAGTGCGGCGTTGCACCTTAACAAGAGAGGAGTTTCCTATGACCACCCTGACTCGTGCGGACTGGGAACAGCGTGCCCAGCAACTGAAGATCGAAGGCCGCGCCTTCATCGACGGCGAATACACCGATGCCGCCTCCGGTGAAACCTTCGACTGCCTGAGCCCGGTGGACGGACGCTTCCTGGCCAAGGTCGCCAGCTGCGACCTGGCCGACGCCAACCGCGCCGTCGACAATGCCCGCGCCGTGTTCGAATCCGGGGCCTGGTCGCGCCTGGCCCCGGCCAAGCGCAAGGCCAAGCTGATCCGTTTCGCCGATCTGCTGCGCAAGCACGTCGAGGAACTGGCCCTGCTCGAAACCCTCGACATGGGCAAGCCGATCGGTGACTCCTCTTCCATCGACATTCCCGGCGCGGCCCAGGCCATCCACTGGACTGCCGAAGCCATCGACAAAGTCTACGACGAAGTCGCGCCGACCCCGCACGACCAGCTCGGTCTGGTTACCCGCGAGCCAGTGGGTGTGGTTGGCGCCATCGTCCCCTGGAACTTCCCGCTGCTGATGGCCTGCTGGAAACTTGGCCCGGCCCTGGCCACCGGTAACTCGGTCGTGCTCAAGCCGTCGGAGAAGTCGCCACTGACCGCCATCCGTATCGCCCAGCTGGCGATCGAGGCCGGTATCCCGAAAGGCGTGCTGAACGTGCTGCCAGGCTACGGCCACACCGTGGGCAAGGCCCTGGCCCTGCACATGGACGTCGACACCCTGGTGTTCACCGGCTCGACCAAGATCGCCAAGCAACTGATGGTGTATGCCGGCGAGTCGAACATGAAGCGTGTCTGGCTGGAAGCCGGTGGCAAGAGCCCGAACATCGTCTTTGCCGACGCCCCTGACCTGCAGGCCGCCGCCGAGGCCGCGGCCAGTGCCATCGCCTTCAACCAGGGCGAAGTCTGCACCGCAGGTTCGCGCCTGTTGGTCGAGCGCTCGATCAAGGACAAGTTCCTGCCCATGGTGGTCGAGGCCCTCAAGGCCTGGAAGCCGGGCAACCCGCTGGATCCGGCGACCACTGTCGGCGCACTGGTCGACACCCAGCAGATGAACACCGTGCTGTCGTACATCGACGCTGGCCACCAGGACGGCGCCAAGCTGCTGGCCGGTGGCAAGCGCATCCTCGAAGAAACCGGCGGCACCTACGTCGAGCCGACCATCTTCGACGGTGTGACCAACGCCATGAAGATCGCCAAGGAAGAGATCTTCGGCCCGGTACTGTCGGTGATCACCTTCGACACCGCCGAAGAAGCGGTGGCGATTGCCAACGACACCCCGTATGGCCTGGCCGCCGGGATCTGGACCGCGGATATCTCCAAGGCCCACAACACCGCCCGCGCCGTGCGCGCCGGCAGCGTCTGGGTCAACCAGTACGACGGCGGCGACATGACCGCGCCGTTCGGTGGCTTCAAGCAGTCGGGCAATGGCCGTGACAAGTCGCTGCACGCCCTGGACAAGTACACCGAGCTGAAGGCGACCTGGATCAAGCTGTAATCGACTAGCGCCTTTTCGCGGGGCAAGCCCGCTCCCACAATCGACGTGGGGGCGGGCTTGCCCCGCGATGCTTTCTGCCCTGTTTTTTCCACCCGGAGGCCATCATGCGTTGGGGAACCTACTTTGCCGTACTGGCCGCAGTGCTCAGTGTCGGGCTCGCGCTCGGCGTGAGCATGCCGCTGGTGTCCTTGCGCCTGGAGGGCTGGGGCTACGGCGGGTTTGCCATTGGCGTGATGGCGGCGATGCCGGCGCTCGGCGTGCTGGTCGGTGCCAGCTTGTCCAGCCGCCTGGCCAGTTGGGTCGGCGTGCCTGCGGCCATGCGCCTGTGCCTGTTGGGCGGGGCGTTGTCGATTGGCCTGCTGGCGCTGCTGCCCAGCTATACGCTGTGGCTGTTGCTGCGGCTGATGATCGGCATGTCGCTGACCGTGGTGTTCATCCTCGGCGAGAGCTGGATCAACCAACTGGTGGTCGAGCAATGGCGTGGTCGGCTGGTGGCGCTGTACGGCAGCAGCTATGCCCTGAGCCA
The window above is part of the Pseudomonas muyukensis genome. Proteins encoded here:
- a CDS encoding ABC transporter substrate-binding protein, which gives rise to MRAAALSLFFTALCTAGLAQAAPLAVCSEASPEGFDVVQYNSLTTTNASADVLMNRLVEFDADAGKVVPSLAQSWTVSPDGLIYDFTLRPDVKFHTTPYFKPSRELDADDVLFSFQRMLYPAHAWHKTAAGGYPHAQSLQLGSLIKAIDAPDPHTVRFTLTHADATFLATLSMGFASIYSAEYADKLLKAGTPEKLNSQPIGSGPFVFQRFQKDAVVRYRANPEYFAGKPAVDPLVFAITPDANVRLQKLKRGECQMALSPKPLDIAEADKDGNLKVATTPAFMTAFVAINSQHPPLDKPEVRQAINLAFDKQAYLKAVFEDTAIAANGPYPPNTWSYAKDLPGYAMDPKKAKALLAKAGLAKGFETTIWTRPSGSLLNPNPSLGAQMLQADLAKVGIKAEIRTIEWGELIRRAKAGEHDLLFMGWAGDNGDPDNFLSPQFSCAAVKSGTNFARFCDSRLDQLINAGRTTNDQSVRSRLYQQAQTLIQQQALWLPLAHPTAAALLRQGVEGYQVNPFGRQDFSKVSVNR
- the rpmB gene encoding 50S ribosomal protein L28, translated to MSRVCQVTGKGPVTGNNISHANNKTRRRFLPNLQHHRFWVESEKRFVRLRVSAKGMRVIDKRGIDVVLAELRARGEKF
- the rpmG gene encoding 50S ribosomal protein L33; this translates as MRELIRLVSSAGTGHFYTTDKNKRTTPDKIEIKKYDPVVRKHVVYKEAKIK
- a CDS encoding cupin domain-containing protein — its product is MSIASIVDFAQVLTEAERYRPAAEKILKGEPDQAVYNHYASPCGQFAAGVWEGEMGQWTVSYTEHEYCEIVQGVSVLRDQEGNAKTLRSGDRFVIPAGFKGTWEVLEPCRKIYVLFEQK
- a CDS encoding aldehyde dehydrogenase, with translation MTTLTRADWEQRAQQLKIEGRAFIDGEYTDAASGETFDCLSPVDGRFLAKVASCDLADANRAVDNARAVFESGAWSRLAPAKRKAKLIRFADLLRKHVEELALLETLDMGKPIGDSSSIDIPGAAQAIHWTAEAIDKVYDEVAPTPHDQLGLVTREPVGVVGAIVPWNFPLLMACWKLGPALATGNSVVLKPSEKSPLTAIRIAQLAIEAGIPKGVLNVLPGYGHTVGKALALHMDVDTLVFTGSTKIAKQLMVYAGESNMKRVWLEAGGKSPNIVFADAPDLQAAAEAAASAIAFNQGEVCTAGSRLLVERSIKDKFLPMVVEALKAWKPGNPLDPATTVGALVDTQQMNTVLSYIDAGHQDGAKLLAGGKRILEETGGTYVEPTIFDGVTNAMKIAKEEIFGPVLSVITFDTAEEAVAIANDTPYGLAAGIWTADISKAHNTARAVRAGSVWVNQYDGGDMTAPFGGFKQSGNGRDKSLHALDKYTELKATWIKL